One window of Phycisphaerae bacterium genomic DNA carries:
- a CDS encoding DUF935 family protein, translating to MNAIRRLVNALRGRPDAPKAGVLAGRGQEDLLRDYPADGLTPQRLVSIFREADGGSVAAQMALYEQMEEKDAHLFSVANTRRLAVTGLPWEVVSAAELPGWGAGRLRGADRRLADAAAAYCDEVLRNLPGFEESLVHLSLANGRNIAVAELVWEPSASGVRLMEIVPVDFSRITFDDRGELRMLTADAPVDGVAPPPSKFIVHVPHAVCGLPVRGGLMRATAMAYLGKHFAIKDWLIFAEVFGMPVRIARYHPGATAAEKRELLDMLRQLGADATGIFSKAVEIEIKQTRLPGETNLYENLCLYFDREISKAWLGQTLTVDTTRNRASAGAASVHDRVRRDLRDDDLRKEARTIRRDLLETLTRFEFGPDAPTPHFRRIPDQVSSPEQLIAALRLARDIGLSVPSRWAAAALGIPATDTEEKDLAASE from the coding sequence ATGAATGCAATCAGAAGGCTCGTAAATGCCCTGCGCGGGCGGCCGGATGCTCCGAAAGCGGGCGTACTGGCTGGTCGAGGACAGGAGGATCTGCTTCGGGATTATCCGGCGGACGGACTGACCCCGCAGCGGCTGGTGTCGATTTTTCGAGAGGCCGATGGCGGATCCGTTGCCGCGCAAATGGCACTCTATGAGCAGATGGAGGAAAAGGACGCGCATCTTTTCAGCGTCGCGAATACACGGCGGCTGGCGGTGACGGGGCTGCCGTGGGAGGTTGTGTCCGCGGCGGAGTTGCCGGGATGGGGTGCGGGGCGACTGCGCGGCGCGGATCGCCGGCTGGCTGATGCCGCCGCCGCGTATTGTGACGAGGTCTTGCGCAATCTGCCGGGGTTCGAAGAGAGCCTTGTTCACCTGTCGCTGGCCAACGGACGGAACATCGCGGTGGCGGAACTGGTGTGGGAGCCGTCGGCGTCGGGTGTTCGTCTGATGGAAATTGTGCCGGTTGATTTCAGTCGAATCACATTTGACGATCGGGGCGAGCTGCGAATGTTGACGGCCGACGCGCCGGTCGATGGCGTTGCACCGCCTCCGTCGAAGTTCATTGTTCATGTTCCGCACGCCGTGTGCGGGCTTCCCGTTCGCGGGGGGCTGATGCGCGCGACGGCCATGGCCTATCTGGGAAAGCACTTTGCGATCAAGGACTGGCTGATTTTCGCGGAGGTGTTCGGGATGCCGGTGCGCATCGCCCGTTATCACCCGGGCGCGACGGCCGCCGAGAAGCGTGAATTGCTCGACATGCTCAGGCAGCTTGGCGCGGATGCCACGGGCATCTTCTCGAAGGCCGTGGAGATTGAAATCAAGCAGACTCGGCTGCCGGGTGAAACCAACCTGTACGAGAATCTCTGTCTTTACTTCGACCGCGAAATCAGCAAGGCCTGGCTGGGGCAGACGCTGACCGTGGACACGACGCGGAATCGGGCAAGCGCCGGAGCGGCAAGTGTCCACGATCGAGTGCGGCGCGATCTGCGAGATGACGATCTGCGGAAGGAAGCTCGGACGATTCGCCGCGATCTGCTTGAGACGCTGACGCGCTTTGAATTCGGGCCGGACGCGCCAACGCCGCATTTCCGCCGGATTCCGGATCAGGTGTCTTCGCCCGAACAACTGATTGCCGCGCTGCGCCTGGCAAGGGATATCGGGCTCTCGGTTCCTTCGCGCTGGGCAGCCGCCGCACTGGGGATTCCGGCAACGGACACGGAAGAAAAGGATCTCGCCGCTTCCGAGTAG
- a CDS encoding Mu-like prophage major head subunit gpT family protein — protein MAIINTGLLTKGLRGEFFNRFDGTRTHFQDLSTRVSSASDRETYRWLGTVPQVREWGTGRLAKGLRTESYSIENLKYEATLEVDRDEISDDQTGQIRLRVGELAQRAATHKDYLLSQLLIQGESAGHNSYDGVSFFSAFHASGASGNQSNLMTFDATATDAPTVSEFKDALQAAISRMLTYRDDQGEPMMMSASGLVCVVPATMLFTATEAVNATIINNQTNVLAGIASVVSFPWLADASKWYLLKTDGVVRPFIFQDREPIEFNGLTENSDEGFRREKFLFGVRARYRMAYGYWQYAVRTDFV, from the coding sequence ATGGCGATTATCAACACGGGTCTATTGACCAAGGGGCTTCGCGGCGAGTTCTTTAATCGATTCGATGGGACGAGGACGCACTTTCAGGACTTGTCGACGCGGGTTTCGTCGGCATCGGATCGCGAAACGTATCGGTGGCTCGGGACGGTCCCGCAGGTTCGCGAGTGGGGAACAGGCCGCCTCGCGAAGGGACTGCGAACCGAGAGTTACTCGATTGAGAATCTGAAGTACGAGGCCACGCTTGAAGTTGACCGGGACGAAATCAGCGACGATCAGACCGGCCAGATTCGACTTCGTGTCGGCGAGCTGGCACAGCGAGCCGCGACACACAAGGACTACCTGTTGTCGCAGTTGCTGATTCAGGGTGAATCGGCCGGTCACAACAGCTACGACGGCGTGAGTTTCTTCAGTGCGTTCCACGCGTCCGGGGCATCGGGCAATCAGAGCAATCTAATGACGTTCGATGCGACCGCGACCGACGCGCCGACCGTTTCCGAATTCAAGGATGCGCTCCAGGCGGCGATCAGCCGGATGCTCACCTACCGGGACGACCAAGGCGAGCCGATGATGATGTCGGCGAGCGGTCTGGTGTGCGTGGTTCCGGCGACGATGCTGTTTACCGCGACGGAAGCGGTGAACGCTACGATCATCAACAATCAGACGAATGTGCTGGCCGGCATCGCGTCCGTGGTGTCATTCCCGTGGCTCGCGGATGCGTCCAAATGGTACCTGCTGAAAACCGACGGTGTCGTGCGACCGTTCATTTTTCAGGATCGTGAGCCGATCGAATTCAACGGGCTGACCGAGAACTCCGACGAGGGGTTCCGCCGGGAGAAGTTCCTGTTCGGTGTGCGGGCACGATACCGGATGGCATACGGCTATTGGCAGTATGCGGTGCGAACGGATTTCGTTTGA
- a CDS encoding DUF1320 domain-containing protein, producing the protein MSYLTNADIELRLGSQLYVELTDDAGTGSADPAKVEEARLGAEGEADSYLAGRYQTPVDASAAPSIAAVLKSFVLDIAIYRLHRRKPPVPADVSRSYVEAVTWLSRVASSVAHLPLVSEAASSARSAGPSREMTRAGLRDL; encoded by the coding sequence ATGTCGTATCTCACGAATGCGGACATTGAACTGCGGCTGGGGTCGCAGCTTTACGTGGAACTGACGGACGACGCGGGAACCGGATCGGCCGATCCTGCGAAAGTGGAGGAAGCGCGACTGGGAGCGGAAGGCGAGGCTGACAGCTATCTCGCGGGGCGCTATCAGACACCGGTGGATGCTTCGGCGGCGCCGTCGATTGCGGCTGTGCTGAAGTCGTTTGTGCTGGACATCGCCATTTATCGGCTGCATCGTCGAAAGCCGCCGGTACCTGCGGACGTGTCTCGATCCTATGTCGAGGCCGTGACATGGCTGAGCCGGGTGGCGTCGTCCGTGGCACACCTGCCGCTTGTTTCCGAGGCGGCCTCGTCCGCGCGATCGGCCGGGCCCTCGCGGGAGATGACACGGGCCGGATTGCGCGACCTGTAA
- a CDS encoding DUF1834 family protein gives MSRLGDFENSIVERLGTAQIGATAAFRTVEGASGGRRPWNREALARERMPAAYVAFLEEPTAPETRAILRGPRFAVLIGSRSSRLVSDPRHGDSGSAGAFALIDAARGVLDGFEIDGGLELVCLQVRFVEADERSVVYELVYRIGAIVEDVPSAGLTFDGSAIQGALSRMSMEVGPQNAEVLEYVHHEGRAVYRISLESGSRIVRWMGELRAESQSGLSAVEEGIESAIGSLASATIEEAGVHTLTGCTITWLVRKGPRLVRGGLVAQPAEIVFVQKL, from the coding sequence ATGTCGCGCCTGGGTGATTTTGAGAATTCGATCGTAGAGAGGCTGGGGACCGCTCAGATCGGCGCGACAGCCGCCTTCCGGACCGTCGAGGGGGCGAGTGGTGGGCGGAGACCGTGGAATCGGGAGGCTCTGGCCCGGGAGCGAATGCCCGCTGCCTATGTTGCGTTTTTGGAGGAACCGACGGCTCCGGAAACACGGGCCATCCTGCGCGGACCGAGGTTCGCGGTGTTGATCGGATCGCGGTCGAGCCGTCTGGTGTCAGATCCGAGGCACGGTGACTCCGGCTCGGCGGGCGCGTTCGCGTTGATCGATGCGGCCCGCGGCGTACTGGACGGATTTGAAATCGACGGCGGACTGGAACTTGTCTGCCTTCAGGTTCGATTTGTCGAGGCGGACGAACGGTCGGTGGTTTATGAACTTGTGTATCGTATCGGAGCGATCGTTGAGGATGTGCCGTCGGCGGGACTGACTTTTGACGGATCGGCGATTCAGGGTGCCTTGAGCCGGATGTCGATGGAAGTCGGTCCGCAGAACGCCGAAGTGCTGGAGTATGTCCATCATGAGGGCAGGGCGGTGTATCGCATTTCGCTCGAGTCGGGCAGCCGGATCGTTCGGTGGATGGGTGAGTTGCGGGCGGAGTCACAGTCGGGCTTGAGCGCGGTCGAGGAGGGCATTGAGTCGGCGATCGGCAGTCTGGCGTCGGCGACGATCGAGGAAGCGGGTGTTCATACGCTGACCGGCTGCACAATCACCTGGTTGGTTCGAAAGGGCCCGCGACTGGTGCGCGGGGGTCTGGTCGCGCAGCCTGCGGAGATCGTGTTCGTGCAGAAGCTGTAA
- a CDS encoding 6-carboxytetrahydropterin synthase codes for MNRGGLIRLTREIRFSIDRDWAMVAHGEDGFARAHPISNSWGGWPSAVGIAPFLVLRVTVCGTPNATTGYLINIQELDRLLRIHAIPLTASRLSTIGAKLTGESLVRGIAQALRAAMAEGCELKALRLWTTPYLSCSVRSEDFDMVELTQCFEFSASHRLHVPTMSDEQNRACFGKCNNPNGHGHNYQVEVTVARHIMSEDGTVLPLPRFEAVVKEAVIDRLDHTHLNSDVAEFASLNPSVENIARVIWGYLEGRLSPAVLHRVRVWETAKTYAEYQGGD; via the coding sequence ATGAACCGGGGTGGGCTGATTCGGCTCACACGGGAGATTCGATTTTCGATCGACCGCGACTGGGCGATGGTCGCACACGGCGAAGACGGTTTTGCGCGGGCGCATCCGATTTCGAACTCATGGGGCGGCTGGCCGTCGGCGGTCGGTATCGCCCCTTTTCTTGTTCTGCGCGTGACGGTCTGCGGGACACCGAACGCGACGACGGGCTATCTCATCAACATACAGGAACTGGACCGGCTGTTGCGGATTCATGCGATTCCGCTAACGGCATCGCGGCTTTCGACGATCGGCGCGAAGCTGACGGGCGAGTCTCTCGTGCGCGGAATTGCGCAGGCGCTTCGGGCGGCGATGGCGGAGGGCTGCGAACTGAAGGCGCTGCGCCTGTGGACGACGCCGTATCTGTCGTGCTCGGTTCGTTCGGAGGATTTCGACATGGTGGAGTTGACGCAATGCTTCGAGTTTTCGGCATCGCATCGTCTGCATGTGCCGACGATGTCGGATGAGCAGAACCGGGCATGCTTCGGCAAGTGCAACAATCCGAACGGACATGGTCACAACTATCAGGTTGAGGTGACAGTCGCTCGTCATATCATGTCGGAGGACGGCACGGTGCTTCCGCTTCCGCGATTTGAGGCCGTCGTGAAGGAGGCGGTCATCGATCGACTGGATCACACGCATTTGAATTCCGATGTGGCGGAATTCGCGTCGTTGAATCCGTCGGTGGAGAACATCGCGCGGGTTATCTGGGGGTATCTTGAGGGCAGGCTTTCGCCTGCCGTGCTACATCGTGTTCGTGTGTGGGAGACCGCGAAAACGTATGCGGAGTATCAAGGGGGCGACTGA
- a CDS encoding HEAT repeat domain-containing protein: MSQRPKVLDILAEIPGPAADQALLGGVLDVAPEIQVEIVKTLLLRNTDAGLQGLPPIFFKLTTDAQNQVVAHASKMFGSLRACIADSMPQTRQNTLEIVRRSANPRLAYLVAHAMHDGSQKIRAEAASTMLELTQRHLESRIGTIESLRETLDGSPEMASVVTEALKVLDAERKFLFNALREALEHYESHHRPEIVEAAMLVAPDLESSLFDQATIKRGKLTHAMFELLAGELEPRFVPFVYVALGHPEMRRRLLPKLAACRSHEFYAEFIRHYWITRDQEIRKSLVYIRSLDWLEDGFEAVFNLPADAAVILPGWLLALGLPAAQKVALLLNCLIVDNPAANRAAVWALIDIDTPASTAAIESLASHENPMISSIARVELERRTHHQRQAQRRIESRGRPHEWAALLDRGNLKEDFEDFWHNFEHIHPAQALEAGHHALKFIPGFTTHMQIKLLSQNAADRFRAVRLALALNIAVHFERDIYTCANDKTPEIRAAAMTALGQIAGETSRRILERAINDAADSVQAAAINALDQMGAKRREQLVAPKINSDDADVRSAAVRCLLKMRVPASAAALIQMLQDIRPDHRCAALWIVDQLRLAAILPRIATIAQSDPDPRIVRVAMHVMRRLHRSGSQPAPQVAPRSAANPAANAANANGTAPAEMPGPEVKA, translated from the coding sequence TTGAGCCAACGTCCGAAAGTCCTCGACATTCTCGCCGAAATTCCAGGGCCGGCAGCTGATCAAGCCCTGCTCGGAGGAGTTCTGGACGTCGCACCAGAGATTCAGGTCGAGATCGTCAAAACCCTTCTGCTCCGCAACACCGACGCCGGCCTGCAAGGTCTGCCTCCCATCTTCTTCAAGTTGACGACCGATGCGCAAAACCAGGTCGTGGCCCATGCTTCAAAGATGTTCGGCTCGCTGCGAGCCTGCATCGCCGACAGCATGCCCCAGACACGACAGAACACGCTCGAAATCGTTCGGCGCAGCGCGAACCCGCGGCTGGCATATCTCGTCGCCCACGCCATGCACGACGGCTCGCAGAAAATCCGCGCCGAAGCCGCGTCCACCATGCTCGAACTGACCCAGCGGCATCTCGAATCGCGAATCGGAACCATCGAATCCCTTCGCGAAACGCTTGACGGATCGCCCGAGATGGCCAGTGTCGTCACGGAGGCACTCAAAGTACTCGACGCGGAGCGCAAGTTCCTCTTCAACGCGCTGCGCGAGGCCCTCGAACACTACGAAAGCCATCACCGACCGGAAATCGTCGAAGCCGCAATGCTCGTCGCGCCCGATCTCGAATCGAGCCTCTTCGACCAGGCCACGATCAAACGCGGAAAGCTCACACACGCCATGTTCGAGCTGCTCGCCGGAGAGCTTGAACCCCGATTCGTCCCCTTCGTCTATGTCGCCCTCGGCCACCCCGAAATGCGCCGCCGCCTCCTGCCGAAGCTCGCCGCATGTCGCAGCCACGAGTTTTACGCCGAGTTCATCCGCCACTACTGGATCACCCGAGATCAGGAAATCCGCAAGAGCCTGGTCTATATCCGGTCCCTTGACTGGCTCGAGGATGGCTTCGAAGCCGTCTTCAATCTGCCCGCCGACGCCGCGGTCATACTCCCGGGCTGGCTCCTTGCACTCGGCCTCCCGGCAGCCCAGAAGGTGGCCTTGCTCCTCAACTGCCTCATCGTCGACAACCCGGCGGCAAACCGGGCAGCGGTCTGGGCGCTGATCGACATCGACACGCCGGCCAGCACCGCCGCCATCGAGAGCCTCGCATCCCACGAAAACCCAATGATCAGTTCCATCGCCCGCGTCGAGCTGGAACGCCGGACCCACCATCAGCGCCAGGCGCAACGGCGGATCGAGTCTCGCGGCCGTCCGCACGAATGGGCCGCCCTGCTTGATCGAGGAAATCTGAAGGAAGACTTCGAGGATTTCTGGCACAACTTCGAGCACATTCATCCGGCGCAGGCACTCGAGGCCGGACACCACGCGCTGAAGTTCATACCCGGCTTCACCACCCACATGCAGATCAAGCTGCTTTCACAAAATGCCGCCGATCGATTCCGCGCCGTCCGGCTCGCACTCGCCCTGAACATCGCCGTACACTTCGAGCGTGACATCTATACCTGTGCCAATGATAAGACACCTGAAATTCGCGCCGCGGCCATGACCGCGCTCGGACAGATCGCCGGCGAAACCAGCCGAAGAATCCTCGAACGCGCGATCAATGATGCCGCCGATTCAGTCCAGGCCGCGGCAATCAACGCACTCGACCAGATGGGCGCCAAGCGACGCGAACAACTCGTCGCACCGAAGATAAACAGCGACGACGCCGATGTAAGGTCTGCCGCCGTGCGGTGTCTCCTTAAGATGCGCGTCCCGGCGTCCGCCGCCGCCCTCATTCAAATGCTACAGGACATCCGGCCCGATCACCGCTGCGCGGCCCTCTGGATCGTTGACCAACTGCGCCTCGCCGCCATACTCCCCAGAATCGCCACGATCGCCCAGTCCGATCCCGACCCGCGCATCGTGCGCGTGGCGATGCACGTCATGCGACGACTCCACCGATCCGGAAGCCAGCCCGCGCCGCAGGTCGCACCGCGATCGGCCGCAAACCCCGCGGCCAATGCAGCCAACGCCAACGGGACCGCACCAGCCGAAATGCCCGGTCCGGAGGTGAAGGCATGA
- the pheT gene encoding phenylalanine--tRNA ligase subunit beta translates to MLISLNWIKDFVAIPDAIAPKDLALQFTITTAEVEGVEEHLSDFEGVIAARIESIRTQPGDGKLKTVIVDAGGSRRYTSVTTAPDVAAGDMIAYAPPGARVGAQTLGEKDAAGRDSQGMIVAWGAIGFPHIGAHAIRLPAASDSAASGFTAGDPVAAEVFADWVIEVDNKSITHRPDCWGHFGIAREIAAMLRLPLKPIHATPTASLINPSGTPVPIEIDDSDKCPRYSALAFTGLRVQPSPLWMQARLALCGMRPIDLIVDLTNYVMLELGQPMHAFDGEKVKNIQVAVAKPGEIFRTLDGIDRALPNGALMIQTNRKNVAIAGIMGGAETEVGPETTTILLESANFDAPTIRRTATAMGHRTEASARFEKSLDPTNTVLGIARFHALAVAERPQLKIASALSDCYPSHISPTPITVDCDFAARFIGPLVGDESVTPSLMIDILSRLEFACRLDGNKLTATPPTFRATKDISIEADLLEEIARFVGYNNIAPALPRVSARHFEPSKELDVEHRTLNHLCIGGGFIEVHNYIWYDDVWLRTIGHEAGECITLRNPAADHCSRLRRSLVPGLIAMAESNRHHHDRFQLVEIGSVFEAGHDTVETSQQRRMGLLVAQQGKKTESLVWDQLRLALAGWARQITESDVSFKATKAAAAWEDADRIAEIVLDRKVIGRATILPASLLLKIDERLRSWSFAVAEVDLAVAAGLLERFEKLPLVPRHPQAELDFSVIVDAGQRYESVAEQLSAYRHELMRQLAYIGAYEGGAIPEGKRSLLFRARIGCDDRTLTDVDIQSFSAKFRDFLAENHMELRG, encoded by the coding sequence ATGCTCATCTCCCTCAACTGGATCAAGGACTTCGTCGCCATCCCGGACGCCATCGCGCCAAAGGATCTCGCGCTTCAATTCACCATCACCACCGCCGAAGTCGAGGGCGTCGAAGAGCACCTCTCCGACTTTGAAGGCGTCATTGCAGCTCGAATCGAATCCATCCGAACCCAACCGGGCGATGGGAAACTGAAGACTGTCATCGTCGATGCCGGCGGCAGCCGTCGCTACACATCCGTCACGACAGCGCCCGATGTGGCCGCGGGCGACATGATCGCCTATGCGCCGCCCGGCGCCCGCGTTGGCGCGCAGACCCTGGGCGAAAAAGATGCGGCCGGAAGAGACTCCCAGGGCATGATCGTTGCCTGGGGCGCGATCGGCTTTCCGCATATTGGCGCACACGCCATCAGGCTCCCCGCCGCCTCTGACTCGGCCGCCTCCGGCTTCACTGCGGGCGATCCCGTCGCCGCCGAGGTGTTCGCCGACTGGGTCATCGAGGTTGATAACAAATCAATCACACACCGGCCCGACTGCTGGGGACACTTCGGCATCGCCCGGGAAATCGCCGCGATGCTCCGCCTGCCGCTCAAACCGATTCACGCCACGCCGACGGCATCACTGATCAACCCAAGCGGCACACCCGTTCCCATCGAGATCGACGATTCCGACAAATGCCCGCGATACTCCGCGCTGGCATTCACCGGCCTTCGTGTCCAGCCGTCACCGCTCTGGATGCAGGCCCGACTCGCACTGTGTGGCATGCGGCCGATCGACCTGATCGTCGATCTGACCAACTACGTCATGCTCGAGCTGGGCCAGCCGATGCACGCTTTCGACGGCGAAAAGGTAAAGAACATCCAGGTGGCGGTCGCGAAGCCCGGCGAAATATTCAGAACGCTGGATGGCATTGATCGAGCGCTTCCGAACGGCGCCCTCATGATCCAGACCAATCGAAAGAACGTCGCCATTGCCGGGATCATGGGCGGAGCGGAAACCGAAGTCGGCCCCGAAACCACCACCATTCTCCTGGAATCCGCCAACTTCGATGCCCCCACCATCCGCCGAACGGCCACCGCGATGGGCCACCGCACCGAGGCCTCCGCCCGATTCGAGAAGTCCCTCGATCCGACCAACACCGTTCTGGGCATCGCCCGATTTCACGCGCTGGCTGTTGCCGAACGCCCGCAGCTCAAGATCGCGTCGGCGCTCAGCGATTGTTATCCCTCACACATTTCACCCACGCCGATCACGGTCGACTGCGACTTCGCCGCCCGATTCATCGGCCCGCTCGTTGGCGATGAGTCCGTCACGCCGAGCCTGATGATCGACATCCTCTCGCGGCTCGAATTCGCGTGTCGGCTGGACGGCAACAAACTGACCGCGACGCCTCCCACGTTTCGCGCCACCAAGGACATCAGCATCGAAGCCGATCTGCTTGAAGAGATCGCCCGATTCGTCGGCTACAACAACATCGCCCCCGCTCTACCGCGGGTCAGCGCAAGACACTTCGAACCGTCGAAGGAACTGGACGTCGAACATCGCACACTCAACCACTTGTGCATCGGCGGCGGTTTCATTGAGGTGCACAATTACATCTGGTATGACGACGTCTGGCTCAGAACCATCGGCCACGAGGCCGGAGAATGCATCACCCTGCGGAATCCCGCGGCTGACCACTGCTCGCGCCTCCGACGCTCGCTCGTGCCCGGCCTGATCGCAATGGCCGAATCCAACCGCCACCATCACGACCGTTTTCAACTCGTGGAGATCGGATCGGTCTTTGAAGCCGGCCACGACACTGTCGAAACCTCCCAGCAACGACGCATGGGACTGCTCGTGGCTCAACAGGGCAAAAAGACTGAATCGCTTGTCTGGGACCAGTTGCGACTCGCGCTGGCCGGCTGGGCGCGGCAGATCACCGAGTCCGACGTGTCATTCAAGGCCACGAAGGCTGCGGCAGCCTGGGAGGACGCCGACCGAATAGCCGAAATCGTTCTCGACCGGAAGGTCATCGGCCGAGCCACCATCCTGCCGGCCTCGCTTCTGCTGAAAATAGACGAGCGTCTGCGGTCGTGGTCGTTCGCCGTCGCGGAAGTGGACCTGGCCGTCGCGGCGGGCCTGCTGGAGCGATTCGAGAAGCTGCCCCTGGTTCCGCGCCATCCCCAGGCGGAACTGGACTTCAGCGTGATTGTCGACGCCGGCCAGAGGTACGAATCCGTCGCCGAGCAACTGTCGGCATACCGCCATGAGCTCATGCGCCAGCTTGCCTACATCGGCGCCTACGAGGGCGGCGCCATCCCCGAAGGCAAGCGGAGCCTGTTGTTCCGCGCCCGCATCGGCTGCGACGATCGCACATTGACAGATGTCGATATTCAGTCCTTCAGCGCGAAATTCCGCGATTTCCTCGCAGAGAATCATATGGAACTCCGCGGTTAA
- a CDS encoding alkaline phosphatase family protein yields MITSARTNDDERHGLFGRLLLIGLDGATFDVLGPLMDRGLMPELKDLVDRGVSGPLESTRPPITPAAWTTFMTGKGPGKHGIIDFLRYDPTTNRLSFNNNTKISTKAKTIWQILSDKHYRVGSINVPMTFPPEPVNGFMISGFDTPPGKDFTYPKALQKEILAKYPDYTHEKKWERKATGGEDLFRKNIEYIMQSFDRGHDLARFCGDKYGWDVMMVLYKFVDNLQHKAWRHIDERTRHENPVRAKLVEQCWTHLDSVIGKLKALAAEQNADIIVMSDHGHGSLDGKVQPNLLLKRWGYLSLRSPLAQLRIRASTLWRRLTNPGFAASIGQSSHLDQDLAIDWPRTQACVLHAGVYGFLYLNLKGRQPQGIVEPRDFNRIRAEIREKLLAAKCKDRDGKEMNIFSDVFVTEDHYNCDRAAHPWMPDLLLAPADGLAAVKKIRGNAPVRWVPFNRLEGTHRLDGVFIAQGAAVKSGITLRAHIADLAPTILAGLGEPVPKDMDGKVLRSIFTSAVDVAYEPPTERKVDEASPMLSEQQMQEVATRLSDLGYLD; encoded by the coding sequence TTGATCACATCCGCGCGCACCAACGATGACGAACGCCATGGCCTGTTCGGCCGCCTCCTGCTCATCGGGCTCGATGGCGCAACCTTCGACGTGCTCGGTCCGCTCATGGATCGCGGCCTCATGCCCGAATTGAAAGACCTCGTTGACCGAGGCGTCTCCGGTCCGCTCGAGTCGACGCGCCCGCCGATCACGCCGGCGGCGTGGACAACCTTCATGACCGGCAAGGGTCCGGGCAAGCACGGCATCATCGACTTCCTTCGCTACGATCCCACGACCAATCGACTCTCGTTCAACAACAACACAAAAATCAGCACCAAGGCGAAGACCATCTGGCAGATTCTGTCCGACAAACATTACCGCGTCGGCTCCATCAATGTGCCGATGACCTTTCCGCCCGAGCCGGTCAACGGCTTTATGATCTCCGGCTTCGACACGCCGCCGGGCAAGGACTTCACCTACCCCAAAGCGCTGCAGAAAGAAATCCTGGCCAAGTACCCTGACTACACCCACGAGAAAAAATGGGAGCGCAAAGCGACCGGCGGGGAAGATCTTTTCCGCAAGAACATCGAATACATCATGCAGAGTTTCGATCGCGGCCACGATCTCGCCCGATTCTGCGGCGATAAGTACGGCTGGGATGTCATGATGGTTCTTTACAAGTTCGTTGATAACCTCCAGCACAAGGCATGGCGCCATATCGACGAACGAACCAGGCACGAAAACCCCGTCCGCGCCAAGCTCGTCGAACAATGCTGGACGCACCTCGACAGCGTCATCGGCAAGCTCAAGGCGCTCGCCGCCGAGCAGAACGCCGACATCATCGTCATGTCCGATCATGGTCACGGCAGCCTGGACGGAAAGGTTCAGCCCAACCTGCTTCTTAAGCGATGGGGCTACCTCTCGCTCCGAAGCCCGCTCGCACAACTGCGAATCCGCGCCTCCACCCTGTGGCGACGGCTCACCAATCCCGGCTTCGCCGCTTCGATCGGGCAATCGAGTCATCTCGATCAAGATCTTGCGATCGATTGGCCGCGAACCCAGGCGTGCGTCCTGCACGCGGGCGTCTACGGATTTCTCTACCTCAATCTCAAGGGTCGCCAGCCGCAGGGAATCGTGGAACCACGCGACTTCAATCGCATCCGCGCCGAAATCCGCGAAAAACTGCTCGCCGCGAAGTGCAAGGACCGCGACGGGAAGGAAATGAACATCTTCAGCGACGTCTTCGTCACCGAAGATCACTACAACTGCGATCGCGCGGCGCACCCCTGGATGCCGGACCTGCTTCTTGCGCCTGCTGACGGTCTCGCCGCCGTCAAAAAAATCCGTGGCAACGCCCCGGTGCGGTGGGTTCCGTTCAACCGACTCGAAGGAACCCATCGGCTCGACGGCGTTTTCATCGCACAGGGAGCGGCGGTCAAATCCGGCATCACCCTTCGCGCCCATATCGCCGACCTTGCGCCGACGATTCTTGCCGGCCTCGGCGAGCCCGTGCCCAAAGACATGGATGGCAAGGTGCTGCGATCCATCTTCACTTCCGCGGTCGACGTTGCGTACGAGCCGCCGACAGAACGCAAGGTCGATGAGGCCTCGCCGATGCTCTCCGAGCAACAGATGCAGGAAGTCGCCACCCGTCTGAGCGACCTGGGCTACCTCGATTGA